A genomic region of Paroedura picta isolate Pp20150507F chromosome 4, Ppicta_v3.0, whole genome shotgun sequence contains the following coding sequences:
- the UBL4B gene encoding ubiquitin-like protein 4B: MLLTVKRLLGQQCRLRVSGEERISLVKSLVSEQLNVPVNQQTLLFRGKVLEGEHRLSDYPIGPESIIYLVIKKPEQVFFEDLSKPAPVRPHSVWYQLSQVLEKHFRTSDAVRVLERVLNDYYRDLGMLSLENIEEIAGYILNLEEDPVTTSELPDQEGQPKPPVSETMKEQATQTEP, translated from the coding sequence ATGCTGCTTACTGTGAAGAGGCTCCTTGGCCAGCAATGTCGTCTCCGGGtatctggagaggaaaggatctcTTTGGTCAAGAGCCTTGTGTCAGAACAACTGAATGTTCCTGTGAACCAGCAGACACTCTTGTTCCGAGGCAAAGTACTGGAGGGAGAACACAGATTATCAGACTATCCAATTGGGCCAGAATCTATTATTTATCTGGTCATTAAAAAGCCGGAGCAGGTTTTCTTTGAGGATCTATCCAAACCAGCCCCTGTCCGACCCCACTCTGTGTGGTATCAACTGTCTCAGGTCCTGGAGAAACACTTCAGAACTTCCGATGCAGTGAGAGTTCTGGAGAGAGTCCTGAATGATTACTACAGAGACCTTGGTATGCTGAGCCTGGAAAATATTGAAGAGATAGCAGGATATATTCTAAATCTTGAAGAAGACCCAGTGACTACCAGTGAGCTTCCAGATCAAGAGGGCCAGCCCAAGCCCCCAGTGTCTGAAACCATGAAGGAACAAGCAACCCAGACTGAACCTTGA